Proteins encoded by one window of Carassius auratus strain Wakin chromosome 24, ASM336829v1, whole genome shotgun sequence:
- the LOC113042581 gene encoding dystrobrevin beta-like isoform X10: MVLSEGKIEKSGSYSSAMADRRQLFAEMRALDLDSIRLATYRTACKLRFIQKKCNLHLVDIWNIIEVFRENRLCAMDLSTEFSVSHLQAILSSIFSQLNKRLPTTHQINVDQSISYLLNFLLAAYDLEGVGKISVFVVKMALAALCGGKILDKLRYVFSQISDPNGVMIYSQFDQFLREVLKLPMTVFEGPSFGYTEQSTRTCFPQEKKVSLNVFLDTFMSDPPPQCLVWLLLMHRLANVENVFHPVECSYCHSQSMMGFRYRCQQCDNYQLCQECFWRGHASGSHSNQHQMKEYMSWKSPAKKLSDALSKSLSCASGREPPYPTFSETSEKPLNLTHVVPPRPATSGSEFILSHTMPSSGNPYSSKTGAHDETKQIFSRTTPDLLKGKGFQESCKTQDDEHFLIARYASRLAADGAAAKTRVPADISLCLDSNKQQRQLIAELENKNKEILQEIQRLRLQHEEASQPPLDKSQQNPTLLAELRLLRQRKEELEQRMSSLQDSRRELMVQLEQLMLLLKEEELKRANQGPGPSPRSSPSHTINTSIQSVSGNTTPIPMPVQSTSSNTTPSQTPQDSLMGLGGEVQQAFTQGSRRNFRNDLLVAADSITNTMSSLVKELNSEAGSETDLTFPSSDVLHARGSPRSGAAGKLESGDFYGHDLEKQLNRELKLEQDKNVLVTLQE, encoded by the exons AAAGATCGAAAAGTCAGGCAGCTACAGCAGTGCCATGGCAGACAGAAGACAACTGTTTGCTGAAATGC GTGCACTCGATCTGGACTCTATCAGATTGGCCACATACAGGACAGCATGCAAGCTGAGATTCATTCAGAAGAAGTGCAATT TGCATTTGGTGGATATCTGGAATATTATCGAGGTTTTCCGGGAAAACAGACTCTGCGCCATGGACCTCAGCACAGAGTTCTCAGTGTCACATTTGCAAGCAATACTGTCCAGCATCTTTTCCCAGCTAAACAAGCGCTTGCCCACAACCCACCAGATCAATGTTGACCAGTCCATCTCATACCTCCTCAACTTCCTGTTAGCGGCCTACGACCT GGAAGGAGTGGGAAAGATCTCCGTTTTTGTGGTGAAGATGGCCCTGGCTGCTCTCTGTGGAGGGAAGATTTTGGATAAACTTAGAT ATGTATTTTCACAGATATCAGACCCAAACGGAGTGATGATCTACTCACAGTTTGACCAGTTCCTAAGAGAGGTACTCAAACTGCCCATGACGGTTTTTGAGGGACCATCTTTTGGTTATACTGAGCAGTCCACAAGAACCTGTTTTCCACAAGAG AAAAAGGTCTCGCTCAATGTGTTTCTTGACACGTTCATGTCAGATCCTCCTCCTCAGTGTCTGGTTTGGTTACTGCTGATGCATCGGTTGGCAAATGTTGAGAACG TCTTCCATCCTGTGGAGTGCTCCTACTGCCACAGCCAGAGCATGATGGGATTCCGCTACCGGTGCCAACAATGTGATAATTACCAACTCTGCCAAGAGTGTTTCTGGAGGGGCCATGCCTCGGGAAGCCATAGCAACCAGCACCAGATGAAGGAGTACATGTCATGG AAATCTCCAGCTAAGAAGTTGTCCGATGCTCTCAGTAAATCTCTGAGTTGTGCCTCCGGTCGAGAGCCTCCTTACCCGACGTTCTCCGAAACATCCGAGAAACCACTCAACCTCACTCATGTAGT GCCTCCCCGACCTGCGACCAGTGGAAGTGAATTCATACTCTCTCACACCATGCCTTCCTCAGGAAACCCTTACTCCAGCAAAAC AGGTGCTCACGATGAGACGAAGCAAATATTTTCCCGGACGACCCCAGATCTTTTAAAAGGGAAAGG TTTCCAGGAGAGCTGTAAAACCCAAGATGATGAGCACTTCCTCATTGCCCGTTACGCCTCCCGATTGGCTGCTGATGGAGCTGCAGCG AAGACCAGAGTCCCAGCGgacatctctctctgtctggacTCCAACAAACAGCAGCGACAACTTATCGCCGAGCTAGAGAACAAGAACAA GGAGATTTTGCAAGAGATCCAACGCCTGAGACTACAACATGAAGAAGCTTCCCAGCCTCCGTTAGACAAAAGCCAACAAAACCCAACGCTACTGGCTGAACTGAGACTGCTCAG GCAGAGGAAAGAGGAGTTGGAGCAGAGGATGTCGTCCCTTCAGGACAGCCGTAGAGAACTCATGGTCCAACTAGAGCAGCTCATGCTTCTGTTAAAG GAAGAAGAGCTAAAAAGAGCC AACCAGGGCCCTGGCCCCTCCCCTCGCTCCTCCCCCAGCCACACCATCAACACATCCATCCAATCAGTGTCTGGCAATACCACACCCATCCCCATGCCCGTCCAATCAACATCCAGCAATACCACCCCCAGTCAGACACCTCAGGACTCGCTCATGGGCCTGGGAGGAGAGGTGCAGCAGGCCTTCACTCAGG GCTCCAGAAGGAACTTCAGAAATGATCTCCTGGTAGCTGCCGACTCCATAACCAACACAATGTCTTCATTGGTGAAAGAACTGAACTCAG AGGCGGGGAGTGAAACAGACCTCACGTTCCCATCATCAGACGTTCTCCACGCCAGGGGCTCTCCAAGATCAGG GGCAGCAGGTAAGCTGGAGTCTGGGGATTTCTATGGACACGATCTGGAAAAACAGCTGAACAGAGAGCTGAAGCTGGAGCAGGACAAGAACGTCCTG GTGACTTTACAAGAATAG
- the LOC113042581 gene encoding dystrobrevin alpha-like isoform X1: protein MVLSEGKIEKSGSYSSAMADRRQLFAEMRALDLDSIRLATYRTACKLRFIQKKCNLHLVDIWNIIEVFRENRLCAMDLSTEFSVSHLQAILSSIFSQLNKRLPTTHQINVDQSISYLLNFLLAAYDLEGVGKISVFVVKMALAALCGGKILDKLRYVFSQISDPNGVMIYSQFDQFLREVLKLPMTVFEGPSFGYTEQSTRTCFPQEKKVSLNVFLDTFMSDPPPQCLVWLLLMHRLANVENVFHPVECSYCHSQSMMGFRYRCQQCDNYQLCQECFWRGHASGSHSNQHQMKEYMSWKSPAKKLSDALSKSLSCASGREPPYPTFSETSEKPLNLTHVVDTWPPRPATSGSEFILSHTMPSSGNPYSSKTGAHDETKQIFSRTTPDLLKGKGVQYSLDIADRLADEHMLIGLYVNLLRKDRSCFQESCKTQDDEHFLIARYASRLAADGAAAKTRVPADISLCLDSNKQQRQLIAELENKNKEILQEIQRLRLQHEEASQPPLDKSQQNPTLLAELRLLRQRKEELEQRMSSLQDSRRELMVQLEQLMLLLKEEELKRANQGPGPSPRSSPSHTINTSIQSVSGNTTPIPMPVQSTSSNTTPSQTPQDSLMGLGGEVQQAFTQGSRRNFRNDLLVAADSITNTMSSLVKELNSEAGSETDLTFPSSDVLHARGSPRSGAAGKLESGDFYGHDLEKQLNRELKLEQDKNVLVTLQE, encoded by the exons AAAGATCGAAAAGTCAGGCAGCTACAGCAGTGCCATGGCAGACAGAAGACAACTGTTTGCTGAAATGC GTGCACTCGATCTGGACTCTATCAGATTGGCCACATACAGGACAGCATGCAAGCTGAGATTCATTCAGAAGAAGTGCAATT TGCATTTGGTGGATATCTGGAATATTATCGAGGTTTTCCGGGAAAACAGACTCTGCGCCATGGACCTCAGCACAGAGTTCTCAGTGTCACATTTGCAAGCAATACTGTCCAGCATCTTTTCCCAGCTAAACAAGCGCTTGCCCACAACCCACCAGATCAATGTTGACCAGTCCATCTCATACCTCCTCAACTTCCTGTTAGCGGCCTACGACCT GGAAGGAGTGGGAAAGATCTCCGTTTTTGTGGTGAAGATGGCCCTGGCTGCTCTCTGTGGAGGGAAGATTTTGGATAAACTTAGAT ATGTATTTTCACAGATATCAGACCCAAACGGAGTGATGATCTACTCACAGTTTGACCAGTTCCTAAGAGAGGTACTCAAACTGCCCATGACGGTTTTTGAGGGACCATCTTTTGGTTATACTGAGCAGTCCACAAGAACCTGTTTTCCACAAGAG AAAAAGGTCTCGCTCAATGTGTTTCTTGACACGTTCATGTCAGATCCTCCTCCTCAGTGTCTGGTTTGGTTACTGCTGATGCATCGGTTGGCAAATGTTGAGAACG TCTTCCATCCTGTGGAGTGCTCCTACTGCCACAGCCAGAGCATGATGGGATTCCGCTACCGGTGCCAACAATGTGATAATTACCAACTCTGCCAAGAGTGTTTCTGGAGGGGCCATGCCTCGGGAAGCCATAGCAACCAGCACCAGATGAAGGAGTACATGTCATGG AAATCTCCAGCTAAGAAGTTGTCCGATGCTCTCAGTAAATCTCTGAGTTGTGCCTCCGGTCGAGAGCCTCCTTACCCGACGTTCTCCGAAACATCCGAGAAACCACTCAACCTCACTCATGTAGT GGACACATG GCCTCCCCGACCTGCGACCAGTGGAAGTGAATTCATACTCTCTCACACCATGCCTTCCTCAGGAAACCCTTACTCCAGCAAAAC AGGTGCTCACGATGAGACGAAGCAAATATTTTCCCGGACGACCCCAGATCTTTTAAAAGGGAAAGG GGTTCAGTACAGCCTCGATATTGCGGATAGGCTCGCTGATGAGCACATGCTTATCGGACTTTATGTGAATCTCCTCCGAAAGGACCGTTCATG TTTCCAGGAGAGCTGTAAAACCCAAGATGATGAGCACTTCCTCATTGCCCGTTACGCCTCCCGATTGGCTGCTGATGGAGCTGCAGCG AAGACCAGAGTCCCAGCGgacatctctctctgtctggacTCCAACAAACAGCAGCGACAACTTATCGCCGAGCTAGAGAACAAGAACAA GGAGATTTTGCAAGAGATCCAACGCCTGAGACTACAACATGAAGAAGCTTCCCAGCCTCCGTTAGACAAAAGCCAACAAAACCCAACGCTACTGGCTGAACTGAGACTGCTCAG GCAGAGGAAAGAGGAGTTGGAGCAGAGGATGTCGTCCCTTCAGGACAGCCGTAGAGAACTCATGGTCCAACTAGAGCAGCTCATGCTTCTGTTAAAG GAAGAAGAGCTAAAAAGAGCC AACCAGGGCCCTGGCCCCTCCCCTCGCTCCTCCCCCAGCCACACCATCAACACATCCATCCAATCAGTGTCTGGCAATACCACACCCATCCCCATGCCCGTCCAATCAACATCCAGCAATACCACCCCCAGTCAGACACCTCAGGACTCGCTCATGGGCCTGGGAGGAGAGGTGCAGCAGGCCTTCACTCAGG GCTCCAGAAGGAACTTCAGAAATGATCTCCTGGTAGCTGCCGACTCCATAACCAACACAATGTCTTCATTGGTGAAAGAACTGAACTCAG AGGCGGGGAGTGAAACAGACCTCACGTTCCCATCATCAGACGTTCTCCACGCCAGGGGCTCTCCAAGATCAGG GGCAGCAGGTAAGCTGGAGTCTGGGGATTTCTATGGACACGATCTGGAAAAACAGCTGAACAGAGAGCTGAAGCTGGAGCAGGACAAGAACGTCCTG GTGACTTTACAAGAATAG
- the LOC113042581 gene encoding dystrobrevin alpha-like isoform X8 has product MVLSEGKIEKSGSYSSAMADRRQLFAEMRALDLDSIRLATYRTACKLRFIQKKCNLHLVDIWNIIEVFRENRLCAMDLSTEFSVSHLQAILSSIFSQLNKRLPTTHQINVDQSISYLLNFLLAAYDLEGVGKISVFVVKMALAALCGGKILDKLRYVFSQISDPNGVMIYSQFDQFLREVLKLPMTVFEGPSFGYTEQSTRTCFPQEKKVSLNVFLDTFMSDPPPQCLVWLLLMHRLANVENVFHPVECSYCHSQSMMGFRYRCQQCDNYQLCQECFWRGHASGSHSNQHQMKEYMSWKSPAKKLSDALSKSLSCASGREPPYPTFSETSEKPLNLTHVVDTWPPRPATSGSEFILSHTMPSSGNPYSSKTGAHDETKQIFSRTTPDLLKGKGFQESCKTQDDEHFLIARYASRLAADGAAAKTRVPADISLCLDSNKQQRQLIAELENKNKEILQEIQRLRLQHEEASQPPLDKSQQNPTLLAELRLLRQRKEELEQRMSSLQDSRRELMVQLEQLMLLLKEEELKRANQGPGPSPRSSPSHTINTSIQSVSGNTTPIPMPVQSTSSNTTPSQTPQDSLMGLGGEVQQAFTQGSRRNFRNDLLVAADSITNTMSSLVKELNSEAGSETDLTFPSSDVLHARGSPRSGAAGKLESGDFYGHDLEKQLNRELKLEQDKNVLVTLQE; this is encoded by the exons AAAGATCGAAAAGTCAGGCAGCTACAGCAGTGCCATGGCAGACAGAAGACAACTGTTTGCTGAAATGC GTGCACTCGATCTGGACTCTATCAGATTGGCCACATACAGGACAGCATGCAAGCTGAGATTCATTCAGAAGAAGTGCAATT TGCATTTGGTGGATATCTGGAATATTATCGAGGTTTTCCGGGAAAACAGACTCTGCGCCATGGACCTCAGCACAGAGTTCTCAGTGTCACATTTGCAAGCAATACTGTCCAGCATCTTTTCCCAGCTAAACAAGCGCTTGCCCACAACCCACCAGATCAATGTTGACCAGTCCATCTCATACCTCCTCAACTTCCTGTTAGCGGCCTACGACCT GGAAGGAGTGGGAAAGATCTCCGTTTTTGTGGTGAAGATGGCCCTGGCTGCTCTCTGTGGAGGGAAGATTTTGGATAAACTTAGAT ATGTATTTTCACAGATATCAGACCCAAACGGAGTGATGATCTACTCACAGTTTGACCAGTTCCTAAGAGAGGTACTCAAACTGCCCATGACGGTTTTTGAGGGACCATCTTTTGGTTATACTGAGCAGTCCACAAGAACCTGTTTTCCACAAGAG AAAAAGGTCTCGCTCAATGTGTTTCTTGACACGTTCATGTCAGATCCTCCTCCTCAGTGTCTGGTTTGGTTACTGCTGATGCATCGGTTGGCAAATGTTGAGAACG TCTTCCATCCTGTGGAGTGCTCCTACTGCCACAGCCAGAGCATGATGGGATTCCGCTACCGGTGCCAACAATGTGATAATTACCAACTCTGCCAAGAGTGTTTCTGGAGGGGCCATGCCTCGGGAAGCCATAGCAACCAGCACCAGATGAAGGAGTACATGTCATGG AAATCTCCAGCTAAGAAGTTGTCCGATGCTCTCAGTAAATCTCTGAGTTGTGCCTCCGGTCGAGAGCCTCCTTACCCGACGTTCTCCGAAACATCCGAGAAACCACTCAACCTCACTCATGTAGT GGACACATG GCCTCCCCGACCTGCGACCAGTGGAAGTGAATTCATACTCTCTCACACCATGCCTTCCTCAGGAAACCCTTACTCCAGCAAAAC AGGTGCTCACGATGAGACGAAGCAAATATTTTCCCGGACGACCCCAGATCTTTTAAAAGGGAAAGG TTTCCAGGAGAGCTGTAAAACCCAAGATGATGAGCACTTCCTCATTGCCCGTTACGCCTCCCGATTGGCTGCTGATGGAGCTGCAGCG AAGACCAGAGTCCCAGCGgacatctctctctgtctggacTCCAACAAACAGCAGCGACAACTTATCGCCGAGCTAGAGAACAAGAACAA GGAGATTTTGCAAGAGATCCAACGCCTGAGACTACAACATGAAGAAGCTTCCCAGCCTCCGTTAGACAAAAGCCAACAAAACCCAACGCTACTGGCTGAACTGAGACTGCTCAG GCAGAGGAAAGAGGAGTTGGAGCAGAGGATGTCGTCCCTTCAGGACAGCCGTAGAGAACTCATGGTCCAACTAGAGCAGCTCATGCTTCTGTTAAAG GAAGAAGAGCTAAAAAGAGCC AACCAGGGCCCTGGCCCCTCCCCTCGCTCCTCCCCCAGCCACACCATCAACACATCCATCCAATCAGTGTCTGGCAATACCACACCCATCCCCATGCCCGTCCAATCAACATCCAGCAATACCACCCCCAGTCAGACACCTCAGGACTCGCTCATGGGCCTGGGAGGAGAGGTGCAGCAGGCCTTCACTCAGG GCTCCAGAAGGAACTTCAGAAATGATCTCCTGGTAGCTGCCGACTCCATAACCAACACAATGTCTTCATTGGTGAAAGAACTGAACTCAG AGGCGGGGAGTGAAACAGACCTCACGTTCCCATCATCAGACGTTCTCCACGCCAGGGGCTCTCCAAGATCAGG GGCAGCAGGTAAGCTGGAGTCTGGGGATTTCTATGGACACGATCTGGAAAAACAGCTGAACAGAGAGCTGAAGCTGGAGCAGGACAAGAACGTCCTG GTGACTTTACAAGAATAG
- the LOC113042581 gene encoding dystrobrevin alpha-like isoform X7 has translation MADRRQLFAEMRALDLDSIRLATYRTACKLRFIQKKCNLHLVDIWNIIEVFRENRLCAMDLSTEFSVSHLQAILSSIFSQLNKRLPTTHQINVDQSISYLLNFLLAAYDLEGVGKISVFVVKMALAALCGGKILDKLRYVFSQISDPNGVMIYSQFDQFLREVLKLPMTVFEGPSFGYTEQSTRTCFPQEKKVSLNVFLDTFMSDPPPQCLVWLLLMHRLANVENVFHPVECSYCHSQSMMGFRYRCQQCDNYQLCQECFWRGHASGSHSNQHQMKEYMSWKSPAKKLSDALSKSLSCASGREPPYPTFSETSEKPLNLTHVVDTWPPRPATSGSEFILSHTMPSSGNPYSSKTGAHDETKQIFSRTTPDLLKGKGVQYSLDIADRLADEHMLIGLYVNLLRKDRSCFQESCKTQDDEHFLIARYASRLAADGAAAKTRVPADISLCLDSNKQQRQLIAELENKNKEILQEIQRLRLQHEEASQPPLDKSQQNPTLLAELRLLRQRKEELEQRMSSLQDSRRELMVQLEQLMLLLKEEELKRANQGPGPSPRSSPSHTINTSIQSVSGNTTPIPMPVQSTSSNTTPSQTPQDSLMGLGGEVQQAFTQGSRRNFRNDLLVAADSITNTMSSLVKELNSEAGSETDLTFPSSDVLHARGSPRSGAAGKLESGDFYGHDLEKQLNRELKLEQDKNVLVTLQE, from the exons ATGGCAGACAGAAGACAACTGTTTGCTGAAATGC GTGCACTCGATCTGGACTCTATCAGATTGGCCACATACAGGACAGCATGCAAGCTGAGATTCATTCAGAAGAAGTGCAATT TGCATTTGGTGGATATCTGGAATATTATCGAGGTTTTCCGGGAAAACAGACTCTGCGCCATGGACCTCAGCACAGAGTTCTCAGTGTCACATTTGCAAGCAATACTGTCCAGCATCTTTTCCCAGCTAAACAAGCGCTTGCCCACAACCCACCAGATCAATGTTGACCAGTCCATCTCATACCTCCTCAACTTCCTGTTAGCGGCCTACGACCT GGAAGGAGTGGGAAAGATCTCCGTTTTTGTGGTGAAGATGGCCCTGGCTGCTCTCTGTGGAGGGAAGATTTTGGATAAACTTAGAT ATGTATTTTCACAGATATCAGACCCAAACGGAGTGATGATCTACTCACAGTTTGACCAGTTCCTAAGAGAGGTACTCAAACTGCCCATGACGGTTTTTGAGGGACCATCTTTTGGTTATACTGAGCAGTCCACAAGAACCTGTTTTCCACAAGAG AAAAAGGTCTCGCTCAATGTGTTTCTTGACACGTTCATGTCAGATCCTCCTCCTCAGTGTCTGGTTTGGTTACTGCTGATGCATCGGTTGGCAAATGTTGAGAACG TCTTCCATCCTGTGGAGTGCTCCTACTGCCACAGCCAGAGCATGATGGGATTCCGCTACCGGTGCCAACAATGTGATAATTACCAACTCTGCCAAGAGTGTTTCTGGAGGGGCCATGCCTCGGGAAGCCATAGCAACCAGCACCAGATGAAGGAGTACATGTCATGG AAATCTCCAGCTAAGAAGTTGTCCGATGCTCTCAGTAAATCTCTGAGTTGTGCCTCCGGTCGAGAGCCTCCTTACCCGACGTTCTCCGAAACATCCGAGAAACCACTCAACCTCACTCATGTAGT GGACACATG GCCTCCCCGACCTGCGACCAGTGGAAGTGAATTCATACTCTCTCACACCATGCCTTCCTCAGGAAACCCTTACTCCAGCAAAAC AGGTGCTCACGATGAGACGAAGCAAATATTTTCCCGGACGACCCCAGATCTTTTAAAAGGGAAAGG GGTTCAGTACAGCCTCGATATTGCGGATAGGCTCGCTGATGAGCACATGCTTATCGGACTTTATGTGAATCTCCTCCGAAAGGACCGTTCATG TTTCCAGGAGAGCTGTAAAACCCAAGATGATGAGCACTTCCTCATTGCCCGTTACGCCTCCCGATTGGCTGCTGATGGAGCTGCAGCG AAGACCAGAGTCCCAGCGgacatctctctctgtctggacTCCAACAAACAGCAGCGACAACTTATCGCCGAGCTAGAGAACAAGAACAA GGAGATTTTGCAAGAGATCCAACGCCTGAGACTACAACATGAAGAAGCTTCCCAGCCTCCGTTAGACAAAAGCCAACAAAACCCAACGCTACTGGCTGAACTGAGACTGCTCAG GCAGAGGAAAGAGGAGTTGGAGCAGAGGATGTCGTCCCTTCAGGACAGCCGTAGAGAACTCATGGTCCAACTAGAGCAGCTCATGCTTCTGTTAAAG GAAGAAGAGCTAAAAAGAGCC AACCAGGGCCCTGGCCCCTCCCCTCGCTCCTCCCCCAGCCACACCATCAACACATCCATCCAATCAGTGTCTGGCAATACCACACCCATCCCCATGCCCGTCCAATCAACATCCAGCAATACCACCCCCAGTCAGACACCTCAGGACTCGCTCATGGGCCTGGGAGGAGAGGTGCAGCAGGCCTTCACTCAGG GCTCCAGAAGGAACTTCAGAAATGATCTCCTGGTAGCTGCCGACTCCATAACCAACACAATGTCTTCATTGGTGAAAGAACTGAACTCAG AGGCGGGGAGTGAAACAGACCTCACGTTCCCATCATCAGACGTTCTCCACGCCAGGGGCTCTCCAAGATCAGG GGCAGCAGGTAAGCTGGAGTCTGGGGATTTCTATGGACACGATCTGGAAAAACAGCTGAACAGAGAGCTGAAGCTGGAGCAGGACAAGAACGTCCTG GTGACTTTACAAGAATAG
- the LOC113042581 gene encoding dystrobrevin alpha-like isoform X5 — MVLSEGKIEKSGSYSSAMADRRQLFAEMRALDLDSIRLATYRTACKLRFIQKKCNLHLVDIWNIIEVFRENRLCAMDLSTEFSVSHLQAILSSIFSQLNKRLPTTHQINVDQSISYLLNFLLAAYDLEGVGKISVFVVKMALAALCGGKILDKLRYVFSQISDPNGVMIYSQFDQFLREVLKLPMTVFEGPSFGYTEQSTRTCFPQEKKVSLNVFLDTFMSDPPPQCLVWLLLMHRLANVENVFHPVECSYCHSQSMMGFRYRCQQCDNYQLCQECFWRGHASGSHSNQHQMKEYMSWKSPAKKLSDALSKSLSCASGREPPYPTFSETSEKPLNLTHVVDTWPPRPATSGSEFILSHTMPSSGNPYSSKTGAHDETKQIFSRTTPDLLKGKGVQYSLDIADRLADEHMLIGLYVNLLRKDRSCFQESCKTQDDEHFLIARYASRLAADGAAAKTRVPADISLCLDSNKQQRQLIAELENKNKEILQEIQRLRLQHEEASQPPLDKSQQNPTLLAELRLLRQRKEELEQRMSSLQDSRRELMVQLEQLMLLLKNQGPGPSPRSSPSHTINTSIQSVSGNTTPIPMPVQSTSSNTTPSQTPQDSLMGLGGEVQQAFTQGSRRNFRNDLLVAADSITNTMSSLVKELNSEAGSETDLTFPSSDVLHARGSPRSGAAGKLESGDFYGHDLEKQLNRELKLEQDKNVLVTLQE; from the exons AAAGATCGAAAAGTCAGGCAGCTACAGCAGTGCCATGGCAGACAGAAGACAACTGTTTGCTGAAATGC GTGCACTCGATCTGGACTCTATCAGATTGGCCACATACAGGACAGCATGCAAGCTGAGATTCATTCAGAAGAAGTGCAATT TGCATTTGGTGGATATCTGGAATATTATCGAGGTTTTCCGGGAAAACAGACTCTGCGCCATGGACCTCAGCACAGAGTTCTCAGTGTCACATTTGCAAGCAATACTGTCCAGCATCTTTTCCCAGCTAAACAAGCGCTTGCCCACAACCCACCAGATCAATGTTGACCAGTCCATCTCATACCTCCTCAACTTCCTGTTAGCGGCCTACGACCT GGAAGGAGTGGGAAAGATCTCCGTTTTTGTGGTGAAGATGGCCCTGGCTGCTCTCTGTGGAGGGAAGATTTTGGATAAACTTAGAT ATGTATTTTCACAGATATCAGACCCAAACGGAGTGATGATCTACTCACAGTTTGACCAGTTCCTAAGAGAGGTACTCAAACTGCCCATGACGGTTTTTGAGGGACCATCTTTTGGTTATACTGAGCAGTCCACAAGAACCTGTTTTCCACAAGAG AAAAAGGTCTCGCTCAATGTGTTTCTTGACACGTTCATGTCAGATCCTCCTCCTCAGTGTCTGGTTTGGTTACTGCTGATGCATCGGTTGGCAAATGTTGAGAACG TCTTCCATCCTGTGGAGTGCTCCTACTGCCACAGCCAGAGCATGATGGGATTCCGCTACCGGTGCCAACAATGTGATAATTACCAACTCTGCCAAGAGTGTTTCTGGAGGGGCCATGCCTCGGGAAGCCATAGCAACCAGCACCAGATGAAGGAGTACATGTCATGG AAATCTCCAGCTAAGAAGTTGTCCGATGCTCTCAGTAAATCTCTGAGTTGTGCCTCCGGTCGAGAGCCTCCTTACCCGACGTTCTCCGAAACATCCGAGAAACCACTCAACCTCACTCATGTAGT GGACACATG GCCTCCCCGACCTGCGACCAGTGGAAGTGAATTCATACTCTCTCACACCATGCCTTCCTCAGGAAACCCTTACTCCAGCAAAAC AGGTGCTCACGATGAGACGAAGCAAATATTTTCCCGGACGACCCCAGATCTTTTAAAAGGGAAAGG GGTTCAGTACAGCCTCGATATTGCGGATAGGCTCGCTGATGAGCACATGCTTATCGGACTTTATGTGAATCTCCTCCGAAAGGACCGTTCATG TTTCCAGGAGAGCTGTAAAACCCAAGATGATGAGCACTTCCTCATTGCCCGTTACGCCTCCCGATTGGCTGCTGATGGAGCTGCAGCG AAGACCAGAGTCCCAGCGgacatctctctctgtctggacTCCAACAAACAGCAGCGACAACTTATCGCCGAGCTAGAGAACAAGAACAA GGAGATTTTGCAAGAGATCCAACGCCTGAGACTACAACATGAAGAAGCTTCCCAGCCTCCGTTAGACAAAAGCCAACAAAACCCAACGCTACTGGCTGAACTGAGACTGCTCAG GCAGAGGAAAGAGGAGTTGGAGCAGAGGATGTCGTCCCTTCAGGACAGCCGTAGAGAACTCATGGTCCAACTAGAGCAGCTCATGCTTCTGTTAAAG AACCAGGGCCCTGGCCCCTCCCCTCGCTCCTCCCCCAGCCACACCATCAACACATCCATCCAATCAGTGTCTGGCAATACCACACCCATCCCCATGCCCGTCCAATCAACATCCAGCAATACCACCCCCAGTCAGACACCTCAGGACTCGCTCATGGGCCTGGGAGGAGAGGTGCAGCAGGCCTTCACTCAGG GCTCCAGAAGGAACTTCAGAAATGATCTCCTGGTAGCTGCCGACTCCATAACCAACACAATGTCTTCATTGGTGAAAGAACTGAACTCAG AGGCGGGGAGTGAAACAGACCTCACGTTCCCATCATCAGACGTTCTCCACGCCAGGGGCTCTCCAAGATCAGG GGCAGCAGGTAAGCTGGAGTCTGGGGATTTCTATGGACACGATCTGGAAAAACAGCTGAACAGAGAGCTGAAGCTGGAGCAGGACAAGAACGTCCTG GTGACTTTACAAGAATAG